Within the Pelagovum pacificum genome, the region ATCGTTGTCGCCGCGATCGCCGCCGGGGTCGGGCTCTACTATACGCAGGTCTACGCCTATTACGACGAGATCCCGGCCGAGGTCGCAGAAGTGAAACTGACGGCCATCGAAACCGGGGAGGCGGTGCCTGTCGGGTTCGAAAACTACAAGGGGATCGACTCCGACTCCTCGCCGATCCGGTTCCGGGCGTGCTTCGAGCTGGGCGAGGGTCCGGACATGCTGGCCGAAACGTTCCAGCGCTACGACGCCGAGCCGGTGCCGCTTGTCGCGCCCGGCTGGTTCGACTGTTTCGACGCGGCCGAGATCGGCGCGGACCTCGAAGCCGGGACGGCGGTGGCCTTCCTCGGCACGACAAACGAACCCTATGGGATCGACCGCGTGGTGGCGGCCTACGAAGACGGCCGCGCCTACGAGTGGACCCAGATCAACCATTGCGGCGAGGTCGTCTTCGACGGCGATCCCGCACCCGAAGACTGCCCGCCTGCACCGGAAGGGGTGAACTGATGCCCGACTTGCTGATCGAACTGTTCTCCGAGGAAATCCCGGCGCGGATGCAGGGTAAGGCCTCGGACGACCTGAAGAAACTGGTCACCGACGGGCTGGTCGAGGCCGGTCTGACCTATGCCTCCGCCGCCGCTTTCGCGACGCCCCGGCGGCTTGCGCTGCATCTCGAGGGCCTCACGGCGCGGAGCGCCGACAGCCGGGAAGAGCGGCGCGGGCCGAAGGTCGGCGCGCCCGACAAGGCCGTCGAGGGCTTCTGCCGTGGCGCTGGTGTCGAGCGGGACCAGCTTGAGAAGCGCGATACCGGCAAGGGCGAATTCTGGTTCGCCGTGGTCGAGAAGAAGGGCCGCGATGCGTCCGAGATCATCGCGGACGTGCTCGACGGAAAGATCCGCAACTTCCCCTGGCCGAAGTCGATGCGCTGGGGCGACGGCACGCTGCGCTGGGTGCGGCCGCTCAAGTCGATCCTCTGCATCCTGAGCGACGAGAACGGTGCGACCGTGGTTCCGTTCGAGATCGAGGGGATCAGAGCGGGCGACAAGACGATGGGTCATCGGTCGGTCGGATCCACGCCGATTTCCGTCACGGATTTCGATGATTACGAGGCGAAGCTCAAGCGCGCCAAGGTCATCCTGCGTCCTGACGAGCGGGCGGAGATCATCGAGAACGACGCCGCGAACCTCGCCTTTGCTGCGGGGCTCGAGGTGGTCGAGGACAAAGGCCTGCTCACCGAGGTCGCGGGGCTGGTCGAATGGCCGGTCGTGTTGATGGGCGGGATCGGCGAGGCCTTCCTCGAGTTGCCGCCGGAGGTGCTGCAGACCTCCATGAAAGAGCACCAGAAGTTCTTCTCGGTCGGCAAGGCGGCGGGGGGCGCGGGCACCAACAGGATCACCCATTTCATCACGGTCGCCAATATCGAGACCGCCGACGACGGCGCGACGATCCTGGCCGGGAACCAGAAGGTGCTGTCGGCGCGTCTGTCGGATGCGAAGTTCTTCTGGGAGAACGACCTGCGCATCGCGAAGGACGGGATGGGCCCGTGGATGGAGGCGCTCGAGTCCCGCACTTTCGAACGGCGGCTCGGCTCGGAATCCCAGCGGGTCGCGCGGATCACCGCGCTGGCCGGGGACCTGTCGGGGGCGATCGGGGCAAACCCCGGGCTGGCAGAGCAGGCGGCGCAACTCGCCAAGGCCGACCTGTCGTCCGAGATGGTCTACGAGTTCCCGGAGTTGCAGGGCCTGATGGGCCGCTACTACAGCGAGGCGGCGGGCTATCCGTCGGAGGTCGCCGCAGCGTGCGAGGAGCATTATTCGCCGCTCGGCCCGAACGACCGGGTGCCGACGGCGCCCGTCTCGATCGCCGTGGCGCTGGCCGACAAGCTCGACACGCTGGCCGGGTTCTGGGCGATCGACGAAAAGCCGACCGGCTCCAAGGACCCATTCGCGCTGCGTCGCGCGGCGCTGGGCGTGATCCGGCTGGTGCTGGTGAACGAGCTGCGGCTCGGGCTGGAACCGCTGTTCGATGCCGCCATCGGCTCTGCCTCCTCCGCGCTGGACGGGGAACCGGACAGCGACAAGATCGCCGCGCAGGCCTCTGATCTGCTGTCGTTTTTCCACGACCGGCTCAAGGTCTACCTGCGGGACGAGGGCGTGCGGCACGACGTGATCGACGCCTGCCTCGCGATGCCGGGCAGTGACGATCTGACCCTTCTGGTGAAGCGGGCGACCGCGCTGTCGGACTTCCTGAAGACCGACGACGGGGAGAACCTGTTGCAGGGCTTCAAGCGCGCCAACAATATCCTCAGCCAAGCCGAAGAGGCCGACGGTGTCGAATATTCCTTTGGAGCGGATGTGAAGTTCGCCGAACAAGACGAGGAAAAGGCGCTGTTTTCCGCGCTGGACGCGGCAGGTGGCAGAATCGATGCGGCGATGGCGGCCGAGGACTTCGGAACGGCGATGGGGGCGATGGCGGACCTGCGCGGACCGATCGACGCCTTCTTCGAGGCGGTGCAGGTGAACGCGCAAAGCCAGGTGCTGCGCCGCAACCGGCTGAACCTGCTGTCGCGCATCCGCGACATCTGTCTGAACGTGGCGGACCTGCGTCGAATCGAGGGATAAATTCTCGCAGCCATTGCGGCGAATCGCTGGCGGGTTATGTTGACCCCGAAAGGATGCCGCAGTGCAGAAACAACGCACGTTCGACGAGATCACGCTGATCACGGCGCAGGCCGACATGACGGCTGCGATCCACGGCGGTCGGGCAAAGTGTCTGCAGCGGCTCGTGCGCCTCGACATGCCGGTGCCCACGACCGTCGCGCTGACCTTCGGTGCGGTGCGGCGGATCGCGAACGGACAGCTGCCCGACATCGCCGAAATCCTCAATCATTTCGGGCCTGAACCGCTCGTCTCGGTGCGGCCGTCCAGCCAGGATCCCGATTGGGGCGGGCCGGGTGCTGTGCTC harbors:
- a CDS encoding DUF6446 family protein produces the protein MTGRIAILMIVVAAIAAGVGLYYTQVYAYYDEIPAEVAEVKLTAIETGEAVPVGFENYKGIDSDSSPIRFRACFELGEGPDMLAETFQRYDAEPVPLVAPGWFDCFDAAEIGADLEAGTAVAFLGTTNEPYGIDRVVAAYEDGRAYEWTQINHCGEVVFDGDPAPEDCPPAPEGVN
- the glyS gene encoding glycine--tRNA ligase subunit beta, which gives rise to MPDLLIELFSEEIPARMQGKASDDLKKLVTDGLVEAGLTYASAAAFATPRRLALHLEGLTARSADSREERRGPKVGAPDKAVEGFCRGAGVERDQLEKRDTGKGEFWFAVVEKKGRDASEIIADVLDGKIRNFPWPKSMRWGDGTLRWVRPLKSILCILSDENGATVVPFEIEGIRAGDKTMGHRSVGSTPISVTDFDDYEAKLKRAKVILRPDERAEIIENDAANLAFAAGLEVVEDKGLLTEVAGLVEWPVVLMGGIGEAFLELPPEVLQTSMKEHQKFFSVGKAAGGAGTNRITHFITVANIETADDGATILAGNQKVLSARLSDAKFFWENDLRIAKDGMGPWMEALESRTFERRLGSESQRVARITALAGDLSGAIGANPGLAEQAAQLAKADLSSEMVYEFPELQGLMGRYYSEAAGYPSEVAAACEEHYSPLGPNDRVPTAPVSIAVALADKLDTLAGFWAIDEKPTGSKDPFALRRAALGVIRLVLVNELRLGLEPLFDAAIGSASSALDGEPDSDKIAAQASDLLSFFHDRLKVYLRDEGVRHDVIDACLAMPGSDDLTLLVKRATALSDFLKTDDGENLLQGFKRANNILSQAEEADGVEYSFGADVKFAEQDEEKALFSALDAAGGRIDAAMAAEDFGTAMGAMADLRGPIDAFFEAVQVNAQSQVLRRNRLNLLSRIRDICLNVADLRRIEG